A single Chryseobacterium sp. DNA region contains:
- a CDS encoding AIM24 family protein, with amino-acid sequence MMSKYSIEAFINETKENPQQRDYFELETKHLLEINLNNQSVWTKRGSMVSYVGSINFERQGMLAGGIGNLLKKAISGEGSKLMKAEGTGKLYVADSGKKVRILYLNNESVCVNGNDVLAHEQSIKSDITMLKSIAGMMSGGLFQVKLSGTGHIAITTHGDPLTLLVTPDTPVFTDPNATVAWSGNLSPELKTNVSFKSLIGRGSGEEFQMKFSGNGWVLIQPYEEVYFMEK; translated from the coding sequence ATGATGAGCAAATATTCAATAGAAGCCTTTATCAACGAAACGAAAGAAAATCCGCAGCAAAGAGATTATTTTGAACTGGAAACCAAACATCTTTTAGAAATTAATCTTAACAACCAGTCTGTATGGACGAAAAGAGGCAGCATGGTAAGCTATGTAGGCAGTATCAACTTTGAAAGGCAGGGAATGCTGGCGGGAGGTATCGGTAATCTTTTGAAAAAAGCGATCAGCGGTGAAGGAAGCAAACTGATGAAAGCTGAAGGTACCGGAAAATTATATGTTGCAGATTCCGGAAAGAAAGTGCGTATCCTTTATCTGAATAATGAGTCAGTATGTGTGAACGGCAATGATGTGCTGGCCCATGAGCAGAGTATAAAAAGTGATATTACCATGCTTAAAAGTATTGCAGGAATGATGTCCGGCGGACTTTTCCAGGTGAAACTTTCAGGAACGGGGCATATTGCGATTACCACTCACGGAGATCCATTGACCTTACTGGTAACTCCTGATACGCCTGTTTTCACAGATCCTAATGCTACCGTTGCATGGTCCGGAAACCTCAGCCCGGAACTGAAAACCAATGTCTCTTTCAAAAGCCTTATCGGAAGAGGAAGCGGTGAAGAATTCCAGATGAAATTTTCAGGCAACGGATGGGTATTGATCCAGCCTTATGAAGAAGTTTATTTTATGGAGAAATAA
- a CDS encoding serine hydrolase yields MKNILSGFLLMVISMAYPQIQKVEKVIDSSVEKDNFNGSVLVAKNGKIELLTYKGLSNRHYNIPFSDETRFPIFSLTKTFTAVLIMQLYEKGKINLDAPIATYYPEYKGEAAKKATIRNLLTYSSGRENKDISSPELIHQAYDNTIWGLDDFISVFLSEKLVDQPGTKFSYNNGDFILLGKIIEKIYNKSFEEVLKEQILIPLKMQDTGFLHHNDIITNLDEGYSADETDPFSLHMPTNTYIDNFYSAGAMYSTPKDLLLFDQAIFNHTLIYKSTLETMITPDKKLEDTAFGFWVYPKKFGSVNTLFVERQGEGYGHSANWVHLADKGLTVIILSNTKAIKYLNKMRENVIAAYYGQ; encoded by the coding sequence ATGAAAAATATACTGTCAGGATTTCTGTTAATGGTAATAAGTATGGCCTATCCACAGATACAGAAAGTGGAAAAAGTTATTGACTCCTCTGTAGAAAAAGATAATTTCAACGGATCTGTACTGGTGGCAAAAAACGGTAAAATTGAATTACTTACTTACAAAGGTCTGTCCAACAGGCATTATAACATTCCTTTTTCGGATGAAACCCGGTTCCCTATTTTCTCTCTTACCAAGACTTTTACTGCGGTACTGATCATGCAGCTTTATGAAAAAGGAAAAATCAATCTCGATGCTCCTATCGCAACTTATTATCCTGAATACAAAGGGGAAGCTGCAAAAAAGGCAACCATAAGGAACCTGCTTACCTACAGCAGCGGGAGGGAAAATAAAGACATCAGCTCACCGGAACTCATTCATCAGGCTTATGACAATACCATCTGGGGGCTGGACGATTTTATCTCTGTATTTCTTTCTGAAAAACTGGTTGATCAACCTGGTACAAAATTCAGCTATAACAATGGTGATTTTATTCTGCTGGGAAAGATCATTGAAAAAATATACAACAAGTCCTTTGAAGAAGTCCTCAAAGAACAGATCTTAATTCCTCTCAAAATGCAGGACACCGGATTTCTGCATCATAATGACATTATTACCAATCTCGATGAAGGCTATTCTGCTGACGAAACAGATCCATTTTCCCTTCATATGCCTACCAATACCTATATTGACAATTTTTATTCCGCCGGGGCCATGTACTCTACTCCTAAAGATCTACTCCTCTTTGACCAGGCGATATTCAATCATACCCTGATTTATAAAAGTACGCTGGAAACCATGATTACTCCTGATAAAAAACTTGAAGATACCGCTTTTGGCTTTTGGGTATATCCTAAAAAATTCGGCTCAGTAAATACATTGTTTGTAGAGCGCCAGGGAGAAGGATACGGGCACAGTGCCAATTGGGTGCATTTAGCCGATAAGGGACTTACCGTCATCATTCTTTCCAATACGAAAGCCATCAAATATTTGAATAAAATGAGAGAAAACGTGATTGCGGCTTATTACGGGCAGTAG
- the queA gene encoding tRNA preQ1(34) S-adenosylmethionine ribosyltransferase-isomerase QueA yields MKTSDFNFDLPAELLAEHPSEHRDEARLMVLDRKTQTIEHKLFKDVVDYFDEDDLFIFNNTKVFPARLYGNKEKTGAKIEVFLLRELDKETRVWDVLVDPARKIRIGNKLFFTEDESLVAEVIDNTTSRGRTLRFLFDGSYDEFRTKLKELGETPLPKYIKRAVEPEDAERYQTIYAKVEGAVAAPTAGLHFSKHLMKRLEIKGINFAEVTLHVGLGTFNPIEVEDLSKHKMESEEIIIDEKNAAIINKAVETHRRVCAVGTTTMRALETSVSSNKKISAFNGWTNKFIYPPHDFGVANSMITNFHTPKSTLIMMIAAFAGRDFVMHAYEEAVKEKYKFYSYGDAMLIL; encoded by the coding sequence ATGAAAACATCAGATTTTAATTTTGATCTTCCTGCGGAATTATTAGCAGAACACCCATCAGAGCACAGAGATGAGGCTAGATTAATGGTTCTTGATAGAAAAACACAAACTATCGAGCACAAATTATTCAAAGATGTAGTGGATTATTTTGATGAGGATGATTTGTTTATCTTCAACAATACTAAGGTTTTCCCTGCACGTCTTTACGGAAATAAAGAAAAAACAGGAGCCAAAATCGAAGTTTTCTTATTAAGAGAACTTGATAAAGAAACCAGAGTTTGGGACGTTTTGGTAGATCCTGCAAGAAAAATCAGAATTGGTAACAAATTATTCTTTACTGAGGATGAATCTTTGGTAGCTGAAGTTATCGATAACACAACTTCAAGAGGAAGAACGCTAAGATTCCTATTCGATGGTTCTTACGACGAATTCAGAACGAAATTAAAAGAACTGGGAGAAACTCCACTTCCAAAATATATCAAAAGAGCGGTAGAGCCGGAAGATGCTGAAAGATACCAGACCATCTATGCAAAAGTAGAAGGAGCGGTTGCTGCCCCTACAGCAGGCCTTCACTTCTCCAAGCATTTGATGAAGAGATTAGAGATCAAAGGAATCAATTTTGCTGAGGTAACGCTTCACGTTGGATTAGGAACTTTCAACCCGATTGAGGTAGAAGACCTTTCTAAGCACAAAATGGAATCTGAAGAGATCATCATTGATGAAAAAAATGCAGCGATTATCAATAAAGCCGTAGAAACTCACAGAAGAGTATGTGCAGTAGGTACTACCACAATGAGAGCGTTGGAAACTTCTGTTTCTTCAAACAAAAAGATCTCTGCTTTCAACGGTTGGACGAATAAATTCATTTACCCGCCTCACGATTTTGGAGTAGCGAATTCAATGATTACCAACTTCCACACGCCAAAGTCTACATTGATTATGATGATTGCAGCATTTGCAGGAAGAGATTTCGTAATGCATGCTTATGAAGAAGCCGTGAAAGAAAAGTATAAATTCTATTCTTACGGTGACGCAATGTTAATTCTATAA